A single Desulfovibrio piger DNA region contains:
- a CDS encoding aminotransferase class I/II-fold pyridoxal phosphate-dependent enzyme: MSSSLKLISSILQRKEHHNCGDSPLQRPHGDACPPVDPALTSFANHPALVELRMLTAAAQRFGIGNPFFKVHEGRGGSVTSIEGKEYLNFSHYNYLGLNGHPEVNAAAAAAIERYGTSVGASRLVAGERPIQRELEKELAAIYGVDDCVVFVSGHATNVNTIGTLFEPGDLILHDSLIHNSVLEGIKLSGATRRSFPHNDLKALEALLASLRSQYRRVLIVAEGLYSMDGDLPDLPVLVDIKQRYGALLMVDEAHALGVLGPTGRGSAEYHRLSGNDVDIWMGTLSKTLAGCGGYIAASRDVVDILKSSAPGFVYSVGIAPPLAAASLAALRIMLREPERVRRLGERGALFLDLARKAGLNIGNAQGYAVIPIILGSSRKAITLSNQLFAEGINVQPIIHPAVEEKAARLRFFVSALHSACDIEQVCRLLVRMVH, from the coding sequence ATGAGCTCTTCCCTCAAACTCATCAGCAGCATCCTGCAACGCAAAGAGCACCACAACTGCGGGGACTCTCCCCTGCAGCGCCCTCATGGCGATGCATGCCCACCGGTGGATCCGGCCCTGACCAGTTTTGCCAATCATCCCGCCCTGGTGGAGTTGCGCATGCTCACTGCGGCTGCGCAGCGCTTCGGCATCGGCAATCCTTTCTTCAAGGTACACGAAGGCCGCGGAGGCTCTGTGACCAGCATCGAGGGTAAAGAATACCTGAACTTTTCCCACTACAACTATCTGGGCCTCAACGGTCATCCAGAAGTGAACGCGGCCGCCGCGGCAGCCATTGAGCGCTATGGCACATCCGTAGGTGCCAGTCGCCTAGTCGCAGGCGAACGCCCCATACAACGGGAACTGGAAAAGGAGCTTGCCGCCATCTACGGCGTGGACGATTGCGTCGTTTTTGTCAGTGGTCACGCTACCAATGTCAATACTATCGGCACGCTGTTTGAACCTGGGGACCTCATCCTGCATGACAGCCTGATTCATAACAGTGTGCTGGAGGGGATCAAACTGTCCGGCGCCACCCGCCGCTCCTTCCCCCATAACGACCTGAAGGCGCTCGAAGCGCTCCTTGCCTCCTTGCGCAGCCAGTACAGGCGGGTCCTGATTGTGGCTGAAGGCCTGTATAGCATGGATGGAGATTTGCCCGACCTGCCCGTGCTTGTGGACATCAAGCAGCGCTATGGGGCTTTGCTCATGGTGGACGAGGCCCATGCGCTAGGCGTTCTCGGTCCGACGGGACGCGGCAGCGCGGAATATCACAGACTTTCCGGCAACGATGTGGACATCTGGATGGGCACGTTGAGCAAGACCCTTGCGGGCTGCGGCGGCTATATTGCCGCCTCCCGGGACGTGGTCGATATCCTGAAAAGTTCCGCGCCCGGTTTTGTCTACAGCGTCGGCATCGCCCCGCCACTGGCGGCTGCCTCCCTGGCAGCCCTGCGGATCATGCTGCGGGAACCTGAACGTGTTCGCCGCTTAGGGGAACGCGGCGCGCTTTTTCTGGATCTGGCCCGTAAAGCCGGCCTCAACATAGGCAATGCTCAAGGTTATGCCGTCATCCCCATCATCCTGGGCAGCTCTCGCAAGGCCATCACTCTGTCCAATCAGCTTTTTGCAGAGGGCATCAATGTACAGCCCATCATCCATCCTGCGGTAGAGGAAAAAGCGGCACGCTTGCGCTTTTTCGTGTCTGCCCTGCACAGTGCGTGCGACATCGAACAGGTCTGCCGCTTGTTGGTGCGTATGGTCCACTAA
- a CDS encoding polysaccharide biosynthesis/export family protein has product MSSKYPMISGLICCLLAMVLSGCAIMPNSGASRIQVQHASSSRSLEGIQIKQVDDMLVRKLSAEKNSKAFSDVFGDAKPREYLIGPGDTIVISVWETPPSILFGSNALTASQTGTLSTSAEALPPQMVMDDGTVNIPFAGRIKVAGRSVRAVEKEITSRLQGKANNPQIMVRVSGSPTSQVAIIGDVAKSANMPLTPKGERLLDALASVGGVTQPVTKVSLQLTRAGVSATMPLDTIVHEPKQNIPLQPGDVLTALYQPWTISVLGATGRNQEVPFEARGISLAQALARSGGLNDNRADPGGVFIFRFEDASLVEGTPAVNGKIPVVYQVNFNDPGAFFVTQNFPMQDKDVLYVANMPSAEIEKFLRMVGMVLTPTLNLGRYQLQVAE; this is encoded by the coding sequence ATGTCCTCCAAATATCCCATGATCTCCGGACTGATTTGCTGCCTGCTGGCCATGGTGCTCAGTGGTTGTGCGATCATGCCCAACTCCGGTGCCAGCCGTATACAGGTACAGCATGCGTCGTCCTCCAGAAGTCTGGAAGGGATCCAGATAAAGCAAGTCGATGACATGCTCGTGCGCAAACTGAGCGCCGAAAAAAATTCCAAAGCCTTTTCGGATGTCTTTGGTGATGCCAAGCCCCGGGAATATCTCATCGGCCCCGGTGATACCATCGTCATCAGCGTGTGGGAAACGCCGCCCAGTATTTTGTTTGGCAGCAATGCCCTGACAGCTTCCCAGACAGGCACGCTGAGCACCAGTGCCGAGGCTCTGCCGCCCCAGATGGTCATGGACGACGGTACAGTGAACATTCCTTTTGCCGGACGCATCAAGGTCGCCGGCCGTTCCGTACGGGCCGTGGAAAAAGAGATCACAAGCCGTCTGCAAGGCAAGGCAAACAACCCGCAAATCATGGTACGCGTGTCCGGCAGCCCCACATCCCAGGTGGCCATTATCGGCGATGTGGCTAAGAGTGCCAACATGCCCCTGACCCCCAAGGGAGAACGCCTGCTGGATGCTCTGGCCAGTGTAGGCGGCGTGACCCAGCCTGTCACCAAGGTCTCCTTGCAGCTGACGCGTGCGGGAGTCTCGGCCACCATGCCTCTGGATACCATCGTCCACGAGCCCAAACAGAACATCCCCCTGCAACCGGGTGACGTCCTCACGGCTCTGTATCAGCCCTGGACCATTTCCGTGCTGGGGGCCACAGGACGCAACCAGGAGGTCCCCTTTGAGGCCCGGGGCATCTCCCTGGCCCAAGCCCTGGCCAGGTCCGGTGGCCTCAATGACAATCGTGCCGATCCCGGCGGGGTCTTCATTTTCCGTTTTGAAGACGCATCCCTGGTGGAGGGCACGCCCGCCGTCAACGGAAAAATCCCGGTCGTTTATCAGGTCAATTTCAACGATCCCGGAGCGTTTTTCGTCACACAAAACTTCCCCATGCAGGACAAGGACGTGCTCTATGTCGCCAACATGCCTTCCGCAGAGATCGAGAAATTCCTGCGCATGGTGGGCATGGTGCTGACGCCGACCCTCAATCTGGGACGTTACCAGCTACAGGTTGCGGAATAG
- a CDS encoding ABC transporter permease, which translates to MNGPFTNTVTVWQALFLREALDRFFGSRAAWSWLIIEPAMHIGFMSAVWGMMRRNSMGGIDVSMWIILGMLSFFLFRRTAVQTLHALDCNKAFFAFRQVRPFDVALMRASVEAFSMFFISLFILGAAALMGLDVLPDDPLTALLALAGLWLFGLGYGLVTSVCMRLVPDSGHIFQILMMPLYLISGVIVPVSFIPMPYRDWLLWNPLVHGLEMVRLGFFKNYHTLDVSFGYLYGWVLISIALGLTLYRALETRLVTQ; encoded by the coding sequence ATGAACGGCCCTTTCACCAATACCGTCACGGTCTGGCAGGCGCTCTTTTTGCGTGAAGCCCTGGACCGCTTTTTCGGCAGCCGTGCGGCCTGGAGCTGGCTTATCATAGAACCGGCCATGCACATCGGCTTCATGAGTGCTGTCTGGGGGATGATGCGCAGGAACAGCATGGGAGGCATCGACGTTTCCATGTGGATCATCCTGGGCATGCTGTCGTTCTTTCTGTTCCGCCGCACTGCCGTGCAGACCCTGCATGCCCTGGACTGCAACAAGGCTTTTTTCGCCTTCCGGCAGGTGCGTCCTTTTGATGTCGCTCTGATGCGGGCCAGTGTGGAAGCCTTTTCCATGTTTTTTATCTCCCTGTTCATCCTCGGGGCGGCGGCCCTGATGGGGCTTGATGTCCTGCCGGACGATCCGCTTACCGCTCTGCTGGCTCTGGCCGGTCTGTGGTTGTTCGGCCTGGGCTACGGACTGGTGACCTCGGTATGCATGCGCCTGGTCCCGGATTCCGGGCATATTTTCCAGATATTGATGATGCCCCTGTACCTCATTTCCGGCGTCATTGTCCCTGTATCCTTTATACCGATGCCCTATCGTGACTGGCTACTCTGGAATCCGCTGGTGCATGGGCTGGAGATGGTACGGCTTGGCTTTTTCAAAAACTACCACACGCTGGATGTCAGCTTCGGCTATCTGTACGGCTGGGTCCTGATCAGCATCGCTCTGGGGCTGACGCTGTATCGCGCACTTGAGACACGGCTGGTGACGCAATGA
- a CDS encoding ABC transporter ATP-binding protein, which produces MITIENVHKRYTTRRGVGDWVLRGVNMVIPTGRSVGLVGVNGAGKSTLLRIIGGADYPTRGRVRRYCRVSWPMANGGLEGTLTGRQNAKFVCRIHGFQNELPERIARIEEFAELGKAFDEPIQTYSSGMRSRLQFALSLAFDFDVYISDEVTAAGDAAFRKKAQQAFQNLAHKASIIMVAHNDATLRAFCESGILLKDGKATWFDKLEDALLAYKESY; this is translated from the coding sequence ATGATCACAATAGAGAACGTACACAAACGCTATACCACGCGACGTGGCGTGGGCGACTGGGTATTGCGCGGGGTGAATATGGTCATCCCCACAGGGCGCAGTGTCGGATTGGTGGGCGTCAACGGCGCTGGCAAATCGACGTTGCTGCGCATCATCGGCGGAGCCGACTACCCTACCCGGGGGCGGGTGCGCCGTTACTGTCGTGTTTCCTGGCCCATGGCCAACGGTGGTCTGGAGGGCACGCTCACCGGCCGCCAGAACGCCAAATTCGTCTGCCGCATCCACGGCTTCCAGAACGAACTGCCAGAACGCATCGCGCGTATCGAGGAATTCGCCGAACTGGGCAAGGCATTTGACGAGCCCATACAGACCTATTCCTCCGGCATGCGGTCCCGCTTGCAGTTCGCGCTTTCCCTGGCTTTTGACTTCGATGTGTACATCTCTGACGAAGTCACGGCCGCCGGTGATGCGGCCTTCCGCAAAAAAGCCCAGCAGGCCTTTCAAAACCTGGCGCACAAGGCCAGCATTATCATGGTGGCTCATAATGACGCTACCCTGAGAGCCTTCTGCGAATCCGGCATCCTGCTCAAGGACGGCAAGGCCACCTGGTTCGACAAACTGGAGGATGCCCTCCTCGCCTATAAGGAGAGCTATTGA
- a CDS encoding chain-length determining protein, with protein MQKLFRWIARIILLLSALTICYWLFSSDRYVSEGIVIVQNTEQISAPSFDLATMLGSIGKTNSSDQLLLREHLLSVDMLNKLDAALDLRSHYSDSRWDFASRLWFKDAAIEWFHRHYLSRVSVEYDDYAGVLRISAQAYDAGTAKAIADMLVNEGERFMNEMSHALARTQVEFLEKQVAMAHAQVLQASKALLDFQNQKGLVSPKATVESIHTIIGKLEGQRTELQTQLASLPRNLDRNHPTRKSLQQSLAAVERQIMQEQAKLASTSGRPLNSLMEEEQLLQLDLNFKQDLYKTSLVALEKGRMDAARALKQVSVLQAPVLAEYAWQPRRIYGVVATLCITLLVLGIVNLLKAVILDHVD; from the coding sequence GTGCAAAAACTCTTTCGCTGGATAGCGCGTATCATCCTGCTTTTGAGCGCGCTGACCATCTGCTACTGGCTGTTTTCTTCTGACCGCTATGTGTCGGAAGGTATCGTCATCGTCCAGAATACGGAACAGATTTCCGCCCCCAGTTTTGACCTGGCGACCATGCTGGGCAGTATCGGCAAGACCAACAGTTCGGACCAGCTGCTGCTGCGTGAACATCTGCTCTCTGTCGACATGCTCAACAAACTGGATGCGGCCCTGGACCTGCGCTCCCACTACAGCGACTCGCGCTGGGACTTTGCCTCACGCCTCTGGTTCAAGGACGCCGCCATCGAATGGTTCCATCGGCACTACCTCTCGCGCGTTTCCGTAGAATACGATGACTATGCGGGAGTCCTGCGCATCAGCGCCCAGGCCTATGATGCCGGGACGGCCAAGGCCATTGCCGACATGCTGGTCAACGAGGGTGAGCGCTTCATGAATGAGATGAGCCACGCCCTGGCCAGGACGCAAGTGGAGTTCCTGGAAAAACAGGTAGCGATGGCGCACGCCCAGGTGTTGCAGGCCAGCAAGGCCTTGCTGGATTTCCAGAATCAGAAGGGCCTTGTTTCCCCCAAGGCCACCGTGGAGAGCATCCATACCATCATCGGCAAACTGGAAGGACAACGTACCGAGCTGCAGACCCAGCTGGCTTCCCTGCCCCGCAATCTGGATCGCAACCATCCGACTCGGAAATCCCTGCAACAATCCCTTGCCGCCGTGGAACGGCAGATCATGCAGGAGCAGGCCAAGCTGGCCTCCACGAGCGGCAGACCGCTCAACTCGCTCATGGAAGAGGAGCAGTTGTTACAGCTGGACCTGAATTTCAAGCAGGATCTTTACAAGACGTCGCTCGTGGCACTGGAAAAAGGCAGGATGGACGCCGCCCGTGCCCTGAAACAGGTCTCTGTATTGCAGGCTCCTGTCCTGGCGGAATACGCCTGGCAGCCGCGCCGCATTTATGGCGTGGTCGCGACCCTGTGCATTACGCTGCTTGTGCTCGGTATCGTGAATCTTTTGAAAGCCGTCATTCTGGATCATGTGGACTAA
- the wecB gene encoding non-hydrolyzing UDP-N-acetylglucosamine 2-epimerase — MKILSVFGTRPEAIKMAPVVHALAHDPYFDAKVCVTAQHRQMLDQVLDMFAIRPDFDLDLMRPDQSLEALTENVLHGMAGVFARWRPDMVLVHGDTTTTLGTALAAYYARLPIGHVEAGLRTGDKYAPWPEEMNRRLTGALADVHFAPTPQARDNLLYEGIRPESIHVTGNTVIDALLSMKQRLCQNDTLRTQMEKRFSFLDRDKALVLVTGHRRENFGNGIESICQAIAAVARRDDVQIVYPVHCNPHVQEPVRRLLAHLSHVFLLEPLDYPAFVYLLMHCALVLTDSGGIQEEAPALGKPVLVTRTSTERPEAVAAGTALLVGPDREHILYEVNRLLDDPATCSRMGAVQSPYGDGKAAQRITRILKTVH; from the coding sequence ATGAAGATCCTGAGCGTATTCGGTACCCGTCCCGAAGCCATCAAAATGGCTCCCGTGGTCCACGCGCTTGCCCACGATCCCTATTTTGACGCCAAAGTCTGCGTCACCGCCCAGCACAGACAGATGCTGGATCAGGTACTGGATATGTTCGCCATCCGGCCGGATTTTGACCTTGATCTGATGCGGCCTGACCAGAGCCTTGAGGCGCTGACGGAAAACGTACTGCACGGCATGGCCGGCGTCTTTGCCCGCTGGCGGCCGGATATGGTGCTGGTGCACGGGGATACCACCACTACCCTGGGCACGGCTTTGGCCGCCTACTACGCACGCCTGCCCATAGGCCATGTGGAAGCGGGGCTGCGTACAGGGGACAAGTACGCCCCCTGGCCGGAGGAAATGAACCGTCGCCTCACAGGAGCGCTGGCGGATGTGCATTTTGCCCCTACGCCACAGGCGCGCGACAACCTGCTGTATGAAGGCATCAGGCCGGAGAGCATCCATGTGACGGGCAATACGGTGATCGATGCGCTTTTGTCCATGAAACAACGCCTGTGCCAAAATGATACGCTGCGTACGCAGATGGAAAAGCGCTTTTCTTTCCTGGATAGAGACAAAGCTCTGGTGCTGGTCACCGGGCACCGCCGGGAAAATTTCGGTAACGGCATCGAGTCCATCTGCCAGGCCATCGCGGCCGTAGCGCGTCGTGATGACGTGCAGATCGTGTACCCTGTACACTGCAATCCCCATGTGCAGGAGCCGGTACGGCGGCTGCTGGCGCACCTTTCCCACGTCTTTCTGCTGGAGCCGCTGGATTACCCGGCCTTTGTCTATCTGCTCATGCACTGCGCGCTGGTGCTGACCGACTCTGGCGGTATACAGGAAGAAGCCCCGGCCCTGGGCAAGCCGGTGCTTGTCACACGAACCAGCACGGAACGCCCTGAAGCCGTCGCGGCCGGCACAGCTTTGCTGGTAGGCCCGGACAGAGAGCATATCCTGTACGAGGTCAACCGGCTGCTGGACGACCCTGCGACCTGCAGCCGCATGGGTGCCGTGCAAAGCCCCTACGGTGACGGCAAGGCCGCTCAACGCATAACCCGCATTTTAAAAACGGTACACTGA
- the wecC gene encoding UDP-N-acetyl-D-mannosamine dehydrogenase has translation MHFSTISLIGLGYIGLPTAAVLASRMGNVVGVDVNKDVVESITNGNVKTLEPGLAELLAQVSGNALRAVTKPEAADAFIIAVPTPITEDHKPDISYVRSAALSLAPVLRTGNLIILESTSPVGTTEQMAQWLAEARPDLSFPQQAGDEADVQIAYCPERILPGKMLEELVHNDRIVGGLTRTASDMAAALYRLFVEGEIHITSVRTAELCKLAENSFRDVNIAYANELSMICDKLDIDVEELIRLANHHPRVNILQPGCGVGGHCIPVDPWFIVDSAPELAKLIRTAREVNDSKALWVVKKIKQAIDDYLKEHPEKSIKDVTVGIIGGLGYKPETDDLRNSPIVQILEKLQVLNCHVLINPPIGVDVNYLREVVRMRVILLSGKTISNSNEYHNDNRV, from the coding sequence ATGCATTTTTCTACGATTTCTCTTATCGGCCTTGGTTATATCGGCCTGCCCACAGCAGCAGTACTGGCGTCCCGTATGGGCAATGTCGTTGGCGTGGATGTGAACAAGGATGTGGTCGAGTCGATCACAAACGGCAACGTGAAGACGCTGGAACCGGGCCTGGCCGAACTGCTTGCCCAGGTCTCCGGCAACGCCTTGCGGGCCGTGACAAAGCCGGAAGCGGCGGATGCTTTTATTATCGCCGTGCCCACGCCCATCACGGAAGATCATAAGCCGGATATCAGCTATGTGCGTAGTGCGGCTCTTTCCCTGGCCCCTGTCCTGCGTACCGGCAACCTGATCATCCTGGAATCCACCTCACCGGTGGGCACCACGGAGCAGATGGCCCAATGGCTGGCCGAAGCCCGGCCCGATCTTTCCTTCCCGCAGCAGGCGGGCGACGAGGCGGACGTGCAGATAGCCTACTGCCCGGAGCGTATCCTGCCCGGCAAGATGCTGGAAGAACTTGTCCACAATGACCGCATCGTAGGGGGCCTGACGCGCACGGCTTCGGATATGGCCGCCGCCCTTTACCGCCTTTTTGTGGAGGGGGAAATCCACATCACCAGCGTGCGCACCGCCGAACTCTGCAAACTGGCGGAAAACAGCTTTCGGGATGTGAATATCGCCTATGCCAACGAGCTTTCCATGATCTGCGACAAACTGGACATTGACGTGGAGGAGCTGATTCGCCTTGCCAACCATCACCCCCGCGTCAACATCCTGCAACCGGGCTGCGGCGTGGGGGGACACTGCATCCCGGTGGATCCGTGGTTCATTGTGGACAGTGCACCGGAGCTGGCAAAGCTCATTCGTACAGCTCGCGAGGTCAATGACAGTAAAGCACTGTGGGTAGTGAAAAAAATCAAGCAGGCTATTGATGACTACCTGAAAGAACACCCGGAAAAGAGCATCAAGGATGTGACTGTAGGAATTATCGGTGGACTTGGCTATAAACCAGAGACAGATGACCTACGGAATAGCCCGATAGTGCAGATTCTTGAGAAATTACAAGTACTAAATTGTCATGTACTTATAAATCCACCAATTGGAGTTGATGTTAACTATCTAAGAGAGGTAGTGAGGATGAGAGTTATCCTACTTAGTGGGAAGACCATATCAAATTCGAATGAATATCATAATGATAACAGAGTGTAA
- a CDS encoding glycosyltransferase family 2 protein, whose protein sequence is MTFSKTSATYSFKDTINIDSDKPCSSNENSSDSKIKLAYYYFSEKKYEQALNLYEELAEQLGGNNFVANIIMCKKKLKDTMSCESPYPHAFYNQPKVSILIPVYNNTQYLHECINSVISQTLKEIEIIILNDGSTDPKAVEILNEYAKNDARIKLINKKNTGYGHTMNVGLDNATGSYVGIVESDDYVLPNTYEFLYNTIVNVGCDIVKSTLTEFSDIDKKRKFRIVTSLEDEQDYYKCITPKDNYKIFRAIITNQTCIFNRSFIEANSIRFNETPGSAFQDNGFHFQTFCLAKKIYFIKESFYMHREDNPLSSVNSKEKIFCTADEYEFIRKFLEKNEEIFQHFRCHYTLRKFLSFSFTLKRIADSHKDMYKKFFSKEMGKALVQNELDPKMLKKHELERLIEIVGHNKIHYIRKKHGFTKDIKISIIIPIYNNEKYLPACLDSILKQSLEEIEVICVNDGSTDMSSTLLDQYASQDCRISILDKMNGGSGSARNLGLDYCTGEYIAFMDADDFYPNVNSLEKLYHAAKANNLDVVAGNMVEFQDGKLKPSPLKRKNETVEYSEVQCDYGYTTYLYKSKLLYRYSIKFPDYKRYQDPPFLVRALFAARDITYIDYDVYAYRFEKKGMTTVQIQDLLLGLIDVLEFSKENNLDKLHAQTVRRVCNDYFERIKNKSSDRKTKQRVKQFYSSVDFALLTNVCTRGNINYFHRRMISLAGES, encoded by the coding sequence ATGACATTTTCAAAAACGTCAGCCACATATTCATTTAAAGATACTATTAATATTGATTCAGATAAGCCTTGTTCATCAAATGAGAATAGCAGTGATTCAAAAATAAAATTGGCCTACTACTATTTTTCGGAAAAAAAATATGAGCAAGCACTTAACTTATATGAAGAACTTGCAGAACAGCTTGGAGGCAACAATTTTGTTGCCAATATTATCATGTGCAAAAAAAAATTAAAAGATACTATGTCATGTGAAAGCCCATATCCACATGCATTTTATAATCAACCCAAAGTATCTATTCTCATTCCAGTTTATAATAACACACAATATCTCCATGAATGTATCAATAGTGTTATATCGCAAACACTAAAAGAAATCGAAATAATAATACTTAATGATGGTTCTACTGACCCTAAAGCTGTCGAAATTCTTAATGAGTATGCAAAAAACGATGCCAGGATAAAATTAATCAATAAAAAAAATACAGGCTATGGCCATACTATGAATGTTGGCCTTGATAATGCCACTGGTAGTTATGTTGGTATCGTCGAAAGTGATGATTACGTACTGCCAAATACATACGAGTTTCTATACAATACAATTGTTAACGTTGGATGTGACATAGTCAAATCAACACTAACCGAATTTTCGGACATAGACAAAAAAAGAAAATTCAGGATTGTTACCTCCCTCGAAGATGAGCAAGACTATTATAAATGTATAACTCCAAAAGATAATTATAAAATATTTAGGGCAATTATCACAAACCAGACTTGTATCTTTAATCGAAGTTTTATCGAAGCAAATTCTATTCGCTTCAATGAAACCCCTGGAAGCGCGTTTCAGGATAATGGTTTTCACTTTCAAACATTTTGCTTAGCAAAAAAAATATACTTTATAAAAGAGTCATTCTATATGCATAGGGAAGATAATCCTCTTTCATCAGTTAATAGTAAAGAAAAAATATTTTGTACAGCCGATGAATACGAATTCATAAGAAAATTTCTAGAAAAAAATGAAGAGATTTTTCAACATTTTAGATGTCATTATACTTTGAGAAAATTTTTATCATTTTCATTTACATTAAAACGAATTGCGGATAGCCACAAGGATATGTATAAAAAATTTTTTTCAAAAGAAATGGGAAAGGCACTAGTCCAAAATGAGCTTGACCCTAAGATGCTAAAAAAACATGAATTAGAGCGGCTTATAGAAATAGTTGGGCATAACAAGATACACTATATCAGAAAGAAGCATGGCTTTACTAAAGATATAAAAATATCTATTATCATTCCCATTTATAATAACGAAAAATACCTTCCTGCTTGCTTAGATAGCATACTTAAGCAATCTTTAGAAGAAATAGAAGTTATCTGCGTCAATGATGGTTCAACGGACATGTCATCGACACTCTTAGATCAATATGCCTCACAAGACTGTAGAATATCTATTCTCGATAAGATGAATGGAGGATCAGGAAGTGCTAGAAATTTAGGACTTGATTATTGCACTGGGGAATACATTGCTTTTATGGATGCTGATGACTTCTATCCCAATGTTAATTCACTAGAAAAGCTATATCATGCTGCAAAAGCAAATAACCTAGATGTAGTTGCTGGAAATATGGTTGAATTCCAAGATGGGAAGCTGAAGCCGTCACCACTAAAGAGAAAAAATGAGACGGTAGAATATTCTGAGGTACAGTGCGATTATGGCTATACTACATATTTATATAAAAGTAAGCTTTTATACAGATATAGTATAAAATTTCCTGATTATAAACGCTATCAAGATCCCCCATTCTTGGTTCGCGCCTTATTTGCAGCACGAGATATTACATATATTGATTATGATGTATATGCTTATAGATTTGAAAAAAAAGGAATGACTACTGTGCAAATCCAAGATCTTTTATTGGGGCTCATTGATGTACTCGAATTCTCAAAAGAAAATAATCTCGATAAATTACATGCCCAAACAGTGAGGCGGGTATGTAATGATTATTTTGAACGCATAAAAAACAAATCTAGCGACAGAAAAACTAAGCAAAGAGTAAAACAATTCTATTCCTCAGTTGATTTTGCGCTTTTAACTAATGTGTGTACTCGAGGGAATATAAACTATTTTCACAGAAGGATGATCTCATTAGCTGGAGAAAGCTAG
- the glf gene encoding UDP-galactopyranose mutase — translation MKYFIIGAGIWGAVMAERIASVMNEPVTIVDRRNHIGGNCHSVFDAETGIDCHYYGSHIFHTSISEVWEYLSSFCEFTSYRHKVFTRHNGKIFSMPINLFTINEFYGKNFTPAEAEAFLAAEIQRDCVDQPSNLEEKAISLIGRPLYEAFIKNYTRKQWERDPKNLPASIINRLPFHTCYNMEYFCDTWQGVPKDGYHTLFKKMLSNSNITVKLNCDYTAIQSMIPSDAIIMYTGMPDELFKYKYGMLEWRSLRFEWERINLRDFQGTSVINYADLDVPYTRIHEFKHYHPERTSSFNLNKTIICREYPASYHVQNEAYYPINDERNRSLYSKYAEEADKIPGLILGGRLGAYRYWDMDKAVANALHIFNTQIYPQKINI, via the coding sequence ATGAAATATTTTATCATTGGCGCAGGTATTTGGGGAGCCGTCATGGCAGAACGTATTGCTTCTGTTATGAATGAGCCTGTCACTATTGTTGACAGGCGCAATCATATCGGTGGAAACTGCCACTCTGTTTTTGATGCAGAAACTGGTATCGATTGTCATTATTATGGGTCACATATTTTCCATACTTCCATCTCAGAGGTATGGGAGTATCTTTCTAGCTTCTGTGAATTTACTTCATACCGCCATAAAGTATTCACCAGGCACAATGGTAAAATATTCTCCATGCCTATTAACTTATTCACTATCAATGAGTTTTATGGGAAAAATTTTACACCAGCTGAAGCCGAAGCGTTTCTTGCCGCTGAAATCCAACGCGACTGCGTTGATCAGCCATCTAATCTAGAAGAAAAAGCTATCTCACTTATCGGCCGTCCTTTGTATGAAGCATTTATTAAAAACTATACCCGTAAACAATGGGAACGCGACCCTAAGAATTTGCCTGCCAGTATTATCAATCGTCTGCCTTTTCATACTTGCTACAATATGGAGTATTTTTGTGACACATGGCAAGGAGTGCCAAAAGATGGATACCATACATTGTTTAAAAAAATGTTATCAAATTCAAACATTACTGTAAAACTTAATTGTGATTATACTGCTATTCAAAGTATGATTCCTTCCGATGCTATAATTATGTATACAGGTATGCCTGATGAACTATTTAAATATAAATATGGCATGCTAGAATGGCGTTCGCTTCGTTTTGAATGGGAGCGGATTAACCTTCGTGACTTTCAAGGAACATCTGTTATCAACTATGCAGATTTAGATGTTCCTTATACCAGAATTCACGAATTTAAGCATTATCATCCAGAACGGACAAGTTCATTTAATCTAAATAAAACTATTATCTGTCGAGAATATCCAGCTAGCTATCATGTACAAAATGAAGCCTATTACCCTATCAATGATGAGCGTAATAGGAGCTTATATTCTAAGTATGCTGAAGAAGCAGATAAAATCCCTGGTTTGATTCTAGGGGGACGGCTCGGCGCATATCGCTATTGGGATATGGATAAAGCTGTAGCTAATGCGTTACATATCTTTAATACACAGATCTATCCACAAAAAATTAATATATAA